From a single Nakaseomyces glabratus chromosome H, complete sequence genomic region:
- the FZF1 gene encoding Fzf1p (CAGL0H07557g~Ortholog(s) have RNA polymerase II core promoter proximal region sequence-specific DNA binding, transcriptional activator activity, RNA polymerase II core promoter proximal region sequence-specific binding activity) codes for MSYNQGKEFITELGKTPMKYIIEPTVGLANNLTPHGDTVVDEAKKAKKGRTKSGRKYVCQIDGCKREFSVPSLLAQHRNAHTDERPYVCDEPNCGKRFLRPCHLRVHKWTHAQVKPLKCSYCERRFITNQQLKRHTNTHERRIAASKKKETEAAMRMMVGLPPKNNKPKKSPTTTLLNEANETNGTVNGAANGTTNGVINGTDGVANGTANDTANGVTNGVTNGVTNGVANGVANSITNGNDIVNGNNYNTDKFDDNGLNGLATGIHTINLQDLGFSDINGYRLNNTSLLSDPVIDVDGNGLRFRIKCPYFDCDAILGPNEDIMNHLLEMHLVSRLEKDPTVDGELFYSPNSVVNNSLSLSDTATSPSSDGKSDTSYLLDGRIQDKTDDKCFSETIPNDISYYRNNETVLNISDHEEASSWNDLRCREAHCKDLPKFNNVFVLIEHYDQDHAFIPESLVKFGYLHLYAPDVQDGVL; via the coding sequence ATGTCGTATAATCAAGGGAAGGAGTTCATTACCGAGCTCGGCAAGACGCCTATGAAGTATATAATAGAGCCCACTGTAGGGCTCGCCAATAATTTGACGCCACATGGGGACACTGTTGTGGATGAGGCTAAGAAGGCGAAGAAAGGGAGGACCAAGTCTGGGCGGAAGTATGTGTGTCAGATAGACGGATGTAAGCGTGAGTTTAGTGTGCCTAGTCTGCTGGCGCAGCACAGAAATGCGCATACTGACGAGAGGCCTTATGTGTGTGACGAGCCCAACTGTGGCAAGAGGTTTCTGAGACCTTGTCACTTGAGAGTACACAAGTGGACGCATGCGCAGGTCAAGCCTCTGAAGTGCTCCTACTGTGAGAGGAGGTTTATCACCAACCAACAGCTCAAGAGACATACGAACACACACGAAAGGAGAATCGCGGCtagcaagaagaaagagactGAGGCAGCCATGCGTATGATGGTGGGCTTGCCACCAAAGAACAACAAACCTAAGAAATCACCTACAACCACCCTACTAAACGAAGCAAACGAAACAAATGGTACTGTGAACGGTGCCGCAAACGGGACTACAAACGGTGTTATAAATGGTACCGATGGTGTTGCAAATGGTACTGCCAATGATACTGCCAATGGTGTTACAAATGGTGTTACAAATGGTGTTACAAATGGTGTTGCAAATGGTGTTGCAAACAGTATTACAAATGGTAACGATATAGTCAACGGCAATAACTACAATACtgataaatttgatgataatggTTTGAACGGGCTGGCTACTGGTATACACACAATCAATCTACAAGACCTGGGCTTCTCTGATATTAATGGATATCGTCTGAACAACACATCGTTGCTTTCAGACCCAGTTATAGACGTTGACGGCAACGGGCTAAGGTTCCGTATTAAATGTCCGTACTTCGACTGTGACGCTATCCTGGGCCCAAATGAAGATATCATGAACCATTTGCTGGAGATGCACTTGGTTTCGAGGCTGGAGAAGGACCCCACGGTGGATGGCGAGTTATTCTACTCGCCAAACAGTGTTGTTAATAACAGCCTAAGTTTGAGTGACACTGCTACTTCGCCATCTTCTGATGGTAAGAGTGACACTTCTTATCTGCTGGACGGTAGAATTCAAGACAAGACCGATGACAAATGCTTTTCCGAGACGATACCCAACGACATATCCTACTATAGAAACAACGAGACAGTACTAAACATCAGTGACCACGAGGAGGCTTCGAGTTGGAACGACTTGAGATGCCGAGAGGCGCATTGCAAGGACTTGCCGAAGTTCAACAATGTGTTTGTACTCATAGAACACTACGATCAGGACCACGCATTCATACCGGAGAGTCTGGTGAAGTTCGGCTACTTACATCTATACGCTCCAGATGTCCAGGACGGTGTACtataa
- the HXK2 gene encoding HXK2 (CAGL0H07579g~Putative hexokinase B) — protein MVHLGPKKPPARKGSMVDMPKDLLDEIKKFEDMFSVDAATLQKVTKHFISELSKGLSKEGGNIPMIPAWVMENPTGKEKGDFLAIDLGGTNLRVVLVKLGGDRTFDTTQSKYKLPGPMRTTKDPEEIWSFIADSLETFIKEQFPEGCNETLPLGFTFSFPASQDKINQGVLQRWTKGFDIPNIEGHDVIPMLQKQIEKRNLPIDIVALINDTTGTLVASLYTDGETKMGVIFGTGVNGAYYDVVSDIPKLEGKLADDIPSSSLMAINCEYGSFDNEHVVLPRNKYDIAIDEESPRPGQQTFEKMSSGYYLGELLRLALLDLYNQGLIFKGQDVQKLKEAYIMDTSYPSRIEDDPFENLEDTDELFQADLGIQTTVQERKLIRRLCELIGTRSARLSVCGIAAICQKRGYETAHIAADGSVFNKYPGFQQRAAEGLRDIYGWKEDKPQNYPIVIVAAEDGSGAGAAIIAALAQKRIAEGKSLGVIGA, from the coding sequence ATGGTTCATTTAGGTCCAAAAAAGCCACCTGCTAGAAAGGGTTCTATGGTTGACATGCCAAAGGATCTTCTTGATgagatcaagaagttcGAGGACATGTTCTCCGTTGACGCTGCCACTTTGCAAAAAGTCACCAAGCACTTCATCAGCGAATTGTCCAAGGGTTTGTCCAAGGAAGGTGGTAACATCCCTATGATCCCAGCCTGGGTTATGGAAAACCCAACTGGTAAGGAGAAAGGTGACTTCTTGGCCATTGACTTGGGTGGTACCAACTTGAGAGTTGTCCTAGTCAAGCTAGGTGGTGACCGTACTTTCGACACCACTCAGTCCAAGTACAAGTTGCCTGGTCCTATGAGAACCACCAAGGACCCAGAAGAAATCTGGAGCTTCATCGCTGATTCCTTGGAGACCTTCATCAAGGAGCAATTCCCAGAGGGTTGCAACGAGACTCTGCCATTGGGTTTCACTTTCTCCTTCCCAGCTTCCCAGGACAAGATCAACCAAGGTGTCTTGCAAAGATGGACCAAGGGTTTCGACATCCCAAACATTGAAGGCCACGATGTTATCCCAATGTTGCAAAAGCAAATCGAAAAGAGAAACTTGCCAATTGACATTGTCGCTTTGATCAACGACACTACCGGTACTTTGGTTGCCTCCTTGTACACCGATGGTGAAACCAAGATGGGTGTCATCTTCGGTACCGGTGTCAACGGTGCTTACTACGATGTCGTCTCTGACATTCCAAAGCTGGAAGGTAAGCTTGCCGACGATATCccatcttcttccttgATGGCCATCAACTGTGAGTACGGTTCCTTCGACAACGAACACGTCGTCTTGCCAAGAAACAAGTACGATATCGCCATCGATGAAGAATCCCCAAGACCAGGTCAACAAACTTTCGAAAAGATGTCCTCCGGTTACTACTTGGGTGAACTGCTACGTCTAGCCCTTTTGGACCTATACAACCAAGGTTTGATCTTCAAGGGCCAAGACGTCCAAAAGTTGAAGGAAGCTTACATCATGGACACTTCTTACCCATCCAGAATCGAAGACGATCCTTTCGAAAACTTGGAAGACACTGACGAATTGTTCCAAGCTGACTTGGGTATCCAAACTACTGTCCAAGAACGTAAGTTGATCAGACGCCTGTGTGAATTGATCGGTACCAGATCTGCTAGATTGTCCGTCTGTGGTATCGCTGCCATCTGTCAAAAGAGAGGCTACGAAACCGCCCACATTGCTGCTGACGGTTCCGTCTTCAACAAGTACCCAGGCTTCCAACAAAGAGCTGCCGAAGGTTTGAGAGACATTTACGGCTGGAAGGAAGACAAGCCACAAAACTACCCAATTGTCATCGTCGCTGCCGAGGATGGTTCTGGTGCTGGTGCCGCTATTATTGCTGCCTTGGCCCAAAAGAGAATCGCTGAAGGTAAGTCTTTGGGTGTTATTGGTGCTTAA